In Anaerolineae bacterium, the DNA window AATCCCGACGGAACTGTTCAACCCTCAAGGCGCCGTTTCCCTTCCCTCCTCACTGCTTTTCTGGAAAGCACCATTATCCAGTGGCGTCTCTGGAAGAACAATCCCGTGCTTCGCCACTATTACATAGCAGACAAATCCGATGACGAGATTCAGGAAGTGGATTGGCTCACCGGGGCCTGCCTAATGGTCAGGCAGGAGGCAGTGGAAGCTGCCGGCTTCCTGGACGAGGATTTTTTCATGTATTCCGAGGAGCTGGATTGGTGCCGCAGGATTAAATCCTTGGGCTTCAAGATCGTCTACTTTCCCTATGCCCAGGTAGTCCATCACTCGGCCCAGTCCAGCGAGCAGGTGAAACCCCTTCAGCACATTCGCTTTCAGAGGAGCAAAATTCTCTACTTCCGCAAATATTTCGGCCCCTTCTGGGGGCTTTTCCTCCACATTTTTCTGGTGTTCAACTATTTTATCCTCTTCACAGAAGAAGCGATTAAATGGCTCCTCACCAGGCGGCCGGAGCATAAAAGAGGCATGGAAAGCTACCGGGAAATTTTGATTTCAGGGCTTTTAAGGGGGTGGGAAGAATGAAAGTTTGCTTTGTAACAGGTGAATTTCCCCCCATGGAGGGGGGAGTAGGGGATTACACAAAAGAGTTAGCAATGGCAATGGCTGCTCAGGGGGTTGAAGTATGCGTTATCACTTCTGTTAAAGCAAGGGAAGCCAATTTTCCTCCCCTGAAAGTCTATCCAGCAATGGAAAAGTGGGATTGGGGACACTGGAGTAAAATTGCAAAGTATATTCGCTATGAAGAACCCCAGGTGCTTCACATTCAATATCAGGCGGCTGCCTATAACATGCACCCGGCTGTTAACCTCTTGCCGTGGCGTCTTAAGCTTCTCCGGAACCGCCCCCTGATTGTAACCACTTTTCACGATTTAAGGGTCCCCTACCTTTTCCCCAAGGCTGGAGTTTTGAGAGAGTGGGCCATTACCCTCATGGGGTTAGGGAGTGATGGAGTTATTGTCACCAACGTGGAAGATCTCCTGAACCTGCGACGGAGGTTTGAAGGGCTTCGCCGTTTTCCCCTTTCACCAATCCGTCACATCCCCATTGGCTCCAATATAAGGCCAGAGCTGCCACCCAATTACCACCGCGACCACTGGCGGGCACGCTGGGGGGTAGCCAAGGAGGACATACTCCTTTCCCACTTCGGTTTTTTGAACGAAACCAAAGGAGTGGAAGCCCTGGTAAAGGCTCTCCACCGGTTAGTGAAAGAAGGTTATCCGGTAAAGCTATTGATGGTGGGTGGGGAAACTGGCTCCAGTGATCCCACCAACCTGGAGTACGCTCGCAAGGTGAAAGCATTGATAGAAGAACTGGGCCTTGAAGAGAGGGTTAAATGGACCGGGTACACTTCTCCTGAAGAGGTATCGGCTAACCTGATCGCCTCTGATATCTGCGTTTTGCCCTATAGAGATGGGGTATCTCTCAGAAGGGGGAGCCTTCATGCAGCTCTAATCCATGGTTTGCCGATCATAAGCACGCATCCCCGGGTGGCTATTAAAGAGCTCAGGGATGGGGAGAACATCAAGCTTGTGGCCCCTGATGACCCGGAGGCCATAGCGCGAGCGGTCATAGAGCTAAGTCAGGACCTCAACTTACGTAATAAGCTTGGAGAAGGAGCCAAGAAGCTTTCGGCTAAATTTGGGTGGGAGGGAATAGCCAGCGAAACCCTTAAATTTTACGGGGAGCTGAAAGCAAGCTTTTCTCAGGCCCAGACTCAATGGAGCTACGGGAAAGGGTGTTAAATTATGCGGATGAGCAAGCTCTTCGGCCGTACTTTGAGGCAGGTGGAGGAGAGAGGAAGCACGGGCCTTAAGCTCCTGGCAAGGGCAGGTTTCCTCCGAAGGGAGCCCTTTTCCATCCTGCCCCTCGGTTCCCTGGCCTTGGAGAAGCTCAAATCTCTTTGGGAGAAAGTTCTTGCCCCGGAGTTTCAAAGAATTGAATTAACCTTCTGTGAGCCCCTATCGCCTGAAGAAAAGCTCCTGCTCCTTGTTTCCAAAGAGCTCGCATCGTACCGGGAACTCCCTCTCTACTTGGAATCAGAAGTGTACCTCAGTAAAACTTCTCCCTTTTACCTGCCGGAAGGGAAGGCTTACCTTTTATTGGGACTTTTACCGGATGAGGGTTCAGCCCGGGAACAGTGGCAAGCTTTGAGCGAAAAGGCCGAGAGGTTGATCAAGTCGTGCAAGCTTCACAGCCCTTTTCCCGGCTTCGGAAAGGGATGGGACTGGATTGTGCCAGACCCTGAGGGGGAAGAGAGGGTGGTGGTATGTCCAGGCTGCGGGTATTCAGCGCCTCCTGCCTGGGCCAGGGTTCATATAGAACCCCTCCCTCCCGAGGAGTTAGAGCCCCCGAGAGAGGTGGCAACCCCCAATTGCACTACTATTGAGTCCCTGGCTTCCTTCCTGGGGGTTCCCAGAAGTAAAACGGCTAAAGCTGTATTTTATACCGGAGAGGATGAGAGAATAGTTTTCGCTGTAATCCGAGGGGATATGGAGGTAAGCGAGGCTAAGCTTTCATCAGAACTGGGCTGGGTAACGCTCAGACCTTCTACCGAAGGGGAACTGCTCTTTGCGGGTATAGTGCCTGGTTATGCTTCGCCCATAGGGGTCAAAGGGGTAACTGTTGCGGTGGATAGCTCCCTCAGAAGCGGAGCTAACTTTGTAGCCGGAGCTAACCGGGAAGGTTACCATTTAATCGGGGTAAATTATCCCAGAGATTTCCAGGCAAATCTGGAAGGGGATCTGGCCCTGGCCAGGGCCGGGGACCGATGTCCTTTCTGCCAGGCTGTTTTTGAAGAAGCCAGGGGGTTTCTGGTGGCATCACTGCGGATGGCTGGCCCCGAGGGCACATCTCGCCGCGGCCTTTCTTTCAATACTCCCGAGAGGAGAAAGGATCACCCATGGGCCATCCTTATGGTTCTTTACCCATACCGGTTTCTGGAAGCAGTAGCTCAATTAAATCATGATGAAAAGGGGTTGCTTTGGCCCGAGCCTTTAGCCCCCTTCCACGTTCACCTCATAGGCCTTGGAGAAGAAGGCCTCACCGAAGGAGAAAGCTTTTACCTTCGGCTCAAGACCGAGGGAATAGCGGTGCTGTTTGACGATCGGGATGAAAGCGCCGGAGTAAAGTTTACCGATGCCGACCTAATAGGCCTGCCCTGGAGGGTGGTGGTAAGCAAGCGTTCCTTATCTCAGGGAGGGGTTGAAGTCAGAAGAAGAACCGAATCTCTTTCAAGGGTTGTGCCCTTTGACGTTTTCCTCAGAGAAGTTCAATCCGGTAATCAATGAGCTCTACCTGAGGGTAGTGCTGTAAAATCCATTCCACTACGTTGCTCAGAAGGCGATGCGCTTCCTCTGAGCTGGTAGAGACGCAGGCGATTCCCAGCTCGGCCCTCTGCCAGAGATCCTGAGCGCCTATTTCGGCTATGGAGACGTTGAAGTTGCTCTGGACCCGCCGAATTATGGATTGAAGTATTCTCCTTTTATCTTTCAGAGAACCGTTCCCTGGGAGGTGCAGTTCGAGAGTGCAGGTTCCGATTACCAAGTCCAGCTTATCCTCTCTTCAAGCCAGCCTCTGGAGTTTTCCCGGTCAATTCCCACGATGCCGTCAGGGCTTCCACCGAGGTTGAAGAGGCGCCTTAGGCCTGAACCATCAGGCCTTATGACCCACACAGCCCACTCTCCACCCCGATTGGACAGGAAGGCGATGTAATTTCCGTCGGGCGACCAGGTGGGTAAACCGTCGATAGCGGGGTCTTTAGTCAGGCGTCTGAGGCCTGTTCCATCGGAGTTGACGATGTAGATTTCCCAGTTGCCATCGCGCATAGACATGAAGACGACTTTGCGGCCATCCGGGGAAGCCTCTGGTGCAGCGTCGGTGGGATCAGTGGTGAGGCGTTTTACAACAGCCCCGCCGGTTGTTATCACAAAAAGTCCGCACTCACGGCATTGCCTGGCGGTGTAAACGATTGTGCCATCGGGCATCCAGGATGGGTATTCTCCGAAAACAGGGCCATAAAGTCCACTCATATCGCTCATGATAACCCCGTAGCCGCTGGGGGTGGTGATGTAAATGCGGGGGAAGCGGTCAGGATCCTCACGGGAGTGGAAAGCGAAAGCTTTATCGTCGAAAGACCAGCTGGGGCGAGCAGCTTCTGCCCGCCACTGAGTGCCCTGGATGTTCCACCAGTCGCCTCCTATAACCTGGCCAAAAATACCACGCCTTGCGTTATCCCAGGAGCGATAGGCTATGCGGGTGCCATCGGAGTTAAAGTCGGGCTGGCTGGCTTGC includes these proteins:
- a CDS encoding glycosyltransferase family 2 protein, which produces MSSDLAVIIVNWNVSALLRRCLESLEKSTDISFTSSPARYQGDVTVVDNASTDDSVEMVCSLFPWVRLLTSKVNLGFARANNLILKSRMMEDPPAFFLLLNPDTEVAPDAISRMLDFMVANPEVGVIGPKLLNPDGTVQPSRRRFPSLLTAFLESTIIQWRLWKNNPVLRHYYIADKSDDEIQEVDWLTGACLMVRQEAVEAAGFLDEDFFMYSEELDWCRRIKSLGFKIVYFPYAQVVHHSAQSSEQVKPLQHIRFQRSKILYFRKYFGPFWGLFLHIFLVFNYFILFTEEAIKWLLTRRPEHKRGMESYREILISGLLRGWEE
- a CDS encoding glycosyltransferase family 4 protein — encoded protein: MKVCFVTGEFPPMEGGVGDYTKELAMAMAAQGVEVCVITSVKAREANFPPLKVYPAMEKWDWGHWSKIAKYIRYEEPQVLHIQYQAAAYNMHPAVNLLPWRLKLLRNRPLIVTTFHDLRVPYLFPKAGVLREWAITLMGLGSDGVIVTNVEDLLNLRRRFEGLRRFPLSPIRHIPIGSNIRPELPPNYHRDHWRARWGVAKEDILLSHFGFLNETKGVEALVKALHRLVKEGYPVKLLMVGGETGSSDPTNLEYARKVKALIEELGLEERVKWTGYTSPEEVSANLIASDICVLPYRDGVSLRRGSLHAALIHGLPIISTHPRVAIKELRDGENIKLVAPDDPEAIARAVIELSQDLNLRNKLGEGAKKLSAKFGWEGIASETLKFYGELKASFSQAQTQWSYGKGC
- a CDS encoding His/Gly/Thr/Pro-type tRNA ligase C-terminal domain-containing protein, whose translation is MRMSKLFGRTLRQVEERGSTGLKLLARAGFLRREPFSILPLGSLALEKLKSLWEKVLAPEFQRIELTFCEPLSPEEKLLLLVSKELASYRELPLYLESEVYLSKTSPFYLPEGKAYLLLGLLPDEGSAREQWQALSEKAERLIKSCKLHSPFPGFGKGWDWIVPDPEGEERVVVCPGCGYSAPPAWARVHIEPLPPEELEPPREVATPNCTTIESLASFLGVPRSKTAKAVFYTGEDERIVFAVIRGDMEVSEAKLSSELGWVTLRPSTEGELLFAGIVPGYASPIGVKGVTVAVDSSLRSGANFVAGANREGYHLIGVNYPRDFQANLEGDLALARAGDRCPFCQAVFEEARGFLVASLRMAGPEGTSRRGLSFNTPERRKDHPWAILMVLYPYRFLEAVAQLNHDEKGLLWPEPLAPFHVHLIGLGEEGLTEGESFYLRLKTEGIAVLFDDRDESAGVKFTDADLIGLPWRVVVSKRSLSQGGVEVRRRTESLSRVVPFDVFLREVQSGNQ
- a CDS encoding DUF503 domain-containing protein, whose translation is MVIGTCTLELHLPGNGSLKDKRRILQSIIRRVQSNFNVSIAEIGAQDLWQRAELGIACVSTSSEEAHRLLSNVVEWILQHYPQVELIDYRIELL